A genomic stretch from Helianthus annuus cultivar XRQ/B chromosome 1, HanXRQr2.0-SUNRISE, whole genome shotgun sequence includes:
- the LOC110928813 gene encoding zinc finger MYM-type protein 1-like codes for MTKTKSKKQALIGNFFKRKYEEINDNDSSPNVGNDIQANDDVDTSPNVDNENIKQMTTLMQVRIWLEYSIKADKVYCLYCYLFKEDVGNQGGRDTWSSSSKGFCDWSKKGSLKEHVGNVDSHHLKAAQKCHNLMNQKKHMDENMKKLTKEEMIANYYRLLGSVMSARFCLENSLPFRGHDESEESNSQGMFLSVLNLISTNHPEIGKYTLGNAKKNNKLTSPKIQKEIIECFSKEVTKSICAEIKDDVFGLLVDESSDVSLKEQMAVVVRFVDKLGAVRESLIGIVHVKDTTSITLKEAVDDLLASNQLSVKQVRGQGYDGASNMRGEFNGLKALILKDNPSAHYIHCFAHQLQLVIVAVAKKHSGVKTFYEFLSMVVTTVSASCKRKDMLREEKKARVEKELLEGEIKTGKGLNQEVSLARPGDTRWGSHHRTIISLLRLFPEVVTVLQYVKEDGDCSQQRTNAKGILSYFKKLEFVFYMHLMGDILSYTNALSKHLQQKGKDLLEAANLINGTKRALNALRQNGFEPMLEKVTSFCKKYNITMLDMSESYGNPRNRKNVITNRHHFEVDIFNEVLDMQIQELGSRFSEVTTTLIKNMSGLNPSNGFSKFDPSKILAFAKMYPDDFTTQEIGTLLGDIESFRHTISDDDNFDNLNGISDLARLMVETGTHISCPIVYRKLSILIFLDAIK; via the exons ATGAcgaaaacaaaatccaaaaaacaaGCTTTAATTGGGaactttttcaaaagaaaatacGAAGAAATTAATGATAATGACTCAAGTCCGAATGTTGGTAATGATATCCAAGCAAATGATGACGTTGATACAAGTCCGAATGTTGATAATGAGAATATCAAGCAAATGACGACGTTGATGCAAGTCCGAAT TTGGTTAGAGTATAGTATCAAAGCAGACAAAGTATATTGTTTATATTGTTACTTGTTTAAAGAAGATGTTGGTAATCAAGGCGGAAGAGATACATGGTCTTCTAGTTCTAaaggcttttgtgattggagtaAAAAGGGGTCATTAAAGGAACATGTCGGGAATGTTGATAGTCATCATTTAAAGGCGGCACAAAAATGTCATAATCTCATGAATCAAAAGAAACATATGGATGAGAATATGAAGAAGTTGACTAAAGAAGAAATGATTGCAAACTATTATCGATTACTTGGTTCCGTTATGAGTGCTAGATTTTGTTTAGAAAACTCTTTACCCTTTCGTGGCCATGATGAGTCGGAAGAATCTAATTCTCAAGGTATGTTTCTTTCGGTGTTAAACTTGATTAGTACTAACCACCCGGAAATTGGAAAGTACACATTAGGGAACGCAAAAAAGAACAATAAACTGACATCGCCAAAGATTCAAAAGGAGATTATTGAATGCTTTTCAAAGGAAGTAACAAAAAGCATTTGTGCAGAAATTAAAGATGATGTGTTTGGGTTGTTGGTAGATGAATCTAGTGATGTTTCTTTAAAGGAGCAAATGGCTGTAGTTGTTAGATTTGTTGATAAACTTGGGGCTGTTAGAGAGAGTTTAATCGGAATTGTTCATGTGAAAGACACGACTTCTATAACTCTTAAAGAAGCCGTTGATGATTTATTAGCAAGCAACCAGTTAAGCGTAAAGCAA GTGAGAGGGCAAGGTTATGATGGTGCAAGCAACATGCGGGGAGAATTTAATGGATTAAAAGCGTTGATTTTGAAAGATAACCCGTCAGCACATTACATCCACTGTTTTGCTCATCAACTTCAGTTGGTTATTGTGGCTGTTGCAAAAAAACATAGCGGTGTCAAAACTTTCTATGAGTTCCTTTCCATGGTTGTCACTACGGTTTCAGCTTCTTGCAAACGAAAAGATATGTTAAGGGAGGAAAAAAAGGCTAGAGTGGAAAAAGAATTACTTGAAGGTGAAATTAAAACGGGTAAAGGATTAAACCAAGAGGTTTCCCTAGCACGACCCGGTGATACGCGATGGGGTTCACATCATAGAACCATCATCAGTTTGCTTAGATTGTTTCCGGAAGTTGTGACCGTACTCCAATATGTTAAAGAAGATGGAGATTGCAGTCAACAACGAACAAATGCAAAAGGTATTCTATCGTATTTTAAAAAACTCGAGTTTGTTTTTTATATGCATTTGATGGGAGATATATTAAGTTACACAAATGCTCTTTCAAAACACCTTCAACAAAAAGGTAAAGATTTATTAGAAGCGGCCAACTTGATAAATGGTACAAAACGAGCATTAAATGCTTTAAGACAAAATGGGTTTGAGCCGATGTTGGAAAAAGTGACTTCCTTTTGTAAAAAATATAACATTACAATGTTGGACATGTCGGAAAGTTATGGTAACCCAAGAAACCGAAAGAATGTCATTACAAATCGACATCATTTTGAGGTTGACATTTTTAATGAGGTTTTAGACATGCAAATTCAAGAATTAGGAAGTCGATTTAGTGAGGTAACAACTACTTTGATAAAAAATATGTCGGGTTTAAATCCTTCTAACGGTTTTTCTAAGTTTGATCCATCGAAGATATTGGCGTTTGCTAAGATGTACCCGGATGATTTTACTACACAAGAAATAGGGACTCTTTTGGGTGATATTGAGTCATTTCGTCACACAATAAGCGATGATGATAACTTTGACAACTTGAATGGAATAAGTGATCTTGCGCGTCTTATGGTTGAAACGGGAACGCATATTTCTTGTCCTATAGTTTATCGG aaGCTCTCCATATTAATATTTTTAGATGCTATAAAGTAA